In Grus americana isolate bGruAme1 chromosome 4, bGruAme1.mat, whole genome shotgun sequence, one genomic interval encodes:
- the USO1 gene encoding general vesicular transport factor p115 isoform X8, whose amino-acid sequence MEHLIHVLQTDRSDSEIIGYALDTLYNVISNDLEEEEQDDSEEENLPKQVDDLGSQFTEIFIKQQENVTLLLTLVEEFDFHVRWPGVKLLTSLLKQQGPQVQQIILVSPMGVSRLMDLLADSREVIRNDGVLLLQQLTKSNAAIQKIVAFENAFERLLDIITEEGNSDGGIVVEDCLLLLQNLLKNNNSNQNFFKEGSYIQRMKPWFEVGDDNCGWSAQKVTNLHLMLQLVRVLVSPTNPPGATSSCQKAMFHCGLLQQLCTILMATGVPADILTETINTVSEVIRGCQMNQDYFASVNAPSNPPRPAIVVLLMSMVNERQPFVLRCAVLYCFQCFLYKNQKGQGEIVSTLLPSTIDATGNSVSAGQLLCGGLFSTDSLSNWCAAVALAHALQENATLKEQLLRVQLATSIGNPPVSLLQQCTNILSQGDKIDRRGSKVQTRVGLLMLLCTWLSNCSIAVTHFLHNPANVPFLTGQIAENLGEEEQLVQGLCALLLGISIYYNDNSLENYRKEKLKQLIEKRIGRENFIEKLGFISKHELYSRAAQKPQPGFSSPDHMMFDHEFTKLVKELEGVISKAIYKSSEEDKKEEEVKKTLEQHDNIVTHYKKVIREQDQELEELKQRINTLTSQNEQLQATVTQQVSQIQQHKDQYNLLKVQLGKDTQHHNSHGDTLQMNGIQMEEVSKLKEELEEWKNKHELLQGQLREKDSLIEKLKSSQLEMGTTEQSSQMSKSGGLEHNNELQKELEMLRSQIQLQSAEISKLQMENQKLQVMSTTADPALGDSGATAARGSGLEGRLEQEIQELKNEVKALSEEKESLKQHLDSSSSTVAILQDEKSKLQREVAESKKEQDDLLVLLADQDQKLSALKITLKDLGVPVEDEDDIESGDQGDEDEDGDEEEQD is encoded by the exons ATGATTCTGAAG aagaaaacttaCCGAAACAAGTTGATGATTTGGGAAGTCAGTTCACAGAGATTTTCattaaacagcaagaaaatgttACTCTCTTGTTGACTCTGGTGGAG GAATTTGATTTCCATGTTCGTTGGCCTGGAGTGAAACTACTTACGTCGCTTTTAAAGCAGCAAGGACCTCAAGTGCAGCAGATAATTCTTGTCAGCCCTATGG GTGTTTCCAGACTCATGGATTTACTCGCAGACTCTAGGGAGGTTATACGAAATGAT GGAGTCTTGTTGTTACAGCAACTGACAAAAAGTAACGCAGCCATACAGAAGATTGTTGCCTTTGAAAATGCCTTTGAGAGACTTCTGGATATCATaacagaagaaggaaacagCGATGGAG GTATAGTAGTGGAAGATTGTCTCCTCCTCTTACAAAACTTGTTGAAGAATAATAATTCCAATCAGAATTTCTTCAAAGAAGGTTCATACATTCAGCGTATGAAGCCTTGGTTTGAAGTCGGAGATGACAACTGTGGGTGGTCTGCGCAGAAAGTAACTAATCTTCACCTAATGCTGCAG cttgTGCGGGTACTCGTGTCTCCCACCAATCCTCCTGGTGCCACCAGCAGTTGTCAGAAGGCGATGTTTCACTGCGGGTTGTTACAGCAGCTCTGCACGATCCTGATGGCGACCGGAGTTCCTGCTGATATCCTGACAGAA ACCATCAATACCGTATCAGAGGTCATTCGAGGATGCCAGATGAACCAAGACTACTTTGCCTCTGTAAATGCACCTTCTAATCCACCAAG GCCTGCCATTGTAGTACTTCTGATGTCCATGGTAAATGAAAGGCAGCCTTTTGTGCTACGCTGCGCGGTTCTCTACTGTTTCCAGTGCTTTTTatacaaaaaccaaaaaggacaAGGAGAAATCGTTTCAACGCTTCTGCCATCTACCATTGACG CTACAGgtaactctgtctcagctggtCAGCTGCTCTGTGGGGGCCTTTTTTCCACGGACTCTCTCTCAAACTGGTGTGCCGCTGTGGCCCTGGCTCACGCGTTACAGGAAAACGCCACGCTGAAAGAACAGCTCCTGAGAGTGCAGCTGGCGACGAGCATCGGCAACCCGCCGGTGTcgctgctgcagcagtgcacCAATATCCTCTCGCAG GGTGATAAGATCGACAGACGG GGCAGCAAAGTACAGACCAGGGTTGGACTACTGATGTTGCTTTGCACTTGGCTAAGCAACTGCTCGATCGCTGTCACCCACTTCCTTCACAACCCAGCCAACGTACCTTTC CTCACAGGGCAGATAGCTGAAAAccttggagaagaggagcagcTCGTCCAAGGCCTCTGTGCACTTTTGCTTGGCATTTCCATCTACTACAATGACAATTCCCTTGAAAATTACAGGAA AGAGAAGCTGAAACAGCTGATTGAGAAGAGGATTGGCAGGGAGAACTTCATTGAGAAGCTTGGCTTCATTAGCAAACATGAACTTTATTCCAGAGCTGCTCAGAAGCCACAGCCTGGTTTTTCTAGCCCAGACCACATGATGTTTGATCATGAGTTCACCAAGCTTGTGAAGGAATTGGAAG GTGTCATAAGTAAAGCTATTTACAAGTCCAGTGAGGAagataaaaaggaggaggaggtgaagaaGACATTGGAACAGCATGACAACATTGTGACTCACTACAAAAAAGTCATTAGAGAGCAG gaCCAGGAGCTTGAAGAATTAAAACAACGAATTAACACTTTAACATCTCAAAACGAACAGCTCCAAGCAACAGTTACGCAACAAGTGTCGCAGATCCAACAGCATAAGGACCAGTATAATCTCCTTAAAGTACAGCTAG GGAAGGACACTCAGCATCATAATTCCCACGGTGATACGCTTCAGATGAATGGCATTCAGATGGAAGAAGTGAGCAAACTGAAAGAGGAGTtggaagaatggaaaaacaagcaTGAACTGCTGCAAGGGCAGTTAAGGGAAAAGGATTCTCTGATTGAAAAACTG AAGTCTTCACAGTTGGAAATGGGAACAACAGAGCAGTCTTCGCAGATGAGCAAATCTGGTGGCTTGGAGCACAATAATGAACTACAGAAG GAATTAGAAATGCTCAGGAGTCAGATACAACTACAGTCTGCAGAAATCTCTAAGCTTCAGATGGAGAATCAAAAGCTACAAGTAATG AGTACAACTGCAGATCCCGCGTTAGGAGACAGCGGTGCAACAGCAGCACGCGGCTCTGGGTTGGAGGGACGACTTGAGCAAGAAATCCAAGAACTGAAG AATGAAGTTAAAGCCctttctgaggaaaaagaatCACTGAAACAGCACCTGGATTCATCCAGTAGTACGGTTGCTATTTTGCAAGATGAGAAAAGTAAACTTCAGCGAGAAGTGGCAGAATCAAAGAAAGAGCAGGATGATCTTCTGGTGCTTTTGGCTGACCAGGATCAGAAGCTATCTGCACTGAAGATCACATTGAAGGATCTCGGTGTACCG GTTGAAGATGAAGATGATATTGAATCTGGAGATCAAGGGGATGaagatgaggatggggatgaagAGGAGCAAGACTAG
- the USO1 gene encoding general vesicular transport factor p115 isoform X10, producing MLYVLLSHYPRNTDWRWAYRPWNISSTFFRPTEENLPKQVDDLGSQFTEIFIKQQENVTLLLTLVEEFDFHVRWPGVKLLTSLLKQQGPQVQQIILVSPMGVSRLMDLLADSREVIRNDGVLLLQQLTKSNAAIQKIVAFENAFERLLDIITEEGNSDGGIVVEDCLLLLQNLLKNNNSNQNFFKEGSYIQRMKPWFEVGDDNCGWSAQKVTNLHLMLQLVRVLVSPTNPPGATSSCQKAMFHCGLLQQLCTILMATGVPADILTETINTVSEVIRGCQMNQDYFASVNAPSNPPRPAIVVLLMSMVNERQPFVLRCAVLYCFQCFLYKNQKGQGEIVSTLLPSTIDATGNSVSAGQLLCGGLFSTDSLSNWCAAVALAHALQENATLKEQLLRVQLATSIGNPPVSLLQQCTNILSQGSKVQTRVGLLMLLCTWLSNCSIAVTHFLHNPANVPFLTGQIAENLGEEEQLVQGLCALLLGISIYYNDNSLENYRKEKLKQLIEKRIGRENFIEKLGFISKHELYSRAAQKPQPGFSSPDHMMFDHEFTKLVKELEGVISKAIYKSSEEDKKEEEVKKTLEQHDNIVTHYKKVIREQDQELEELKQRINTLTSQNEQLQATVTQQVSQIQQHKDQYNLLKVQLGKDTQHHNSHGDTLQMNGIQMEEVSKLKEELEEWKNKHELLQGQLREKDSLIEKLKSSQLEMGTTEQSSQMSKSGGLEHNNELQKELEMLRSQIQLQSAEISKLQMENQKLQVMSTTADPALGDSGATAARGSGLEGRLEQEIQELKNEVKALSEEKESLKQHLDSSSSTVAILQDEKSKLQREVAESKKEQDDLLVLLADQDQKLSALKITLKDLGVPVEDEDDIESGDQGDEDEDGDEEEQD from the exons aagaaaacttaCCGAAACAAGTTGATGATTTGGGAAGTCAGTTCACAGAGATTTTCattaaacagcaagaaaatgttACTCTCTTGTTGACTCTGGTGGAG GAATTTGATTTCCATGTTCGTTGGCCTGGAGTGAAACTACTTACGTCGCTTTTAAAGCAGCAAGGACCTCAAGTGCAGCAGATAATTCTTGTCAGCCCTATGG GTGTTTCCAGACTCATGGATTTACTCGCAGACTCTAGGGAGGTTATACGAAATGAT GGAGTCTTGTTGTTACAGCAACTGACAAAAAGTAACGCAGCCATACAGAAGATTGTTGCCTTTGAAAATGCCTTTGAGAGACTTCTGGATATCATaacagaagaaggaaacagCGATGGAG GTATAGTAGTGGAAGATTGTCTCCTCCTCTTACAAAACTTGTTGAAGAATAATAATTCCAATCAGAATTTCTTCAAAGAAGGTTCATACATTCAGCGTATGAAGCCTTGGTTTGAAGTCGGAGATGACAACTGTGGGTGGTCTGCGCAGAAAGTAACTAATCTTCACCTAATGCTGCAG cttgTGCGGGTACTCGTGTCTCCCACCAATCCTCCTGGTGCCACCAGCAGTTGTCAGAAGGCGATGTTTCACTGCGGGTTGTTACAGCAGCTCTGCACGATCCTGATGGCGACCGGAGTTCCTGCTGATATCCTGACAGAA ACCATCAATACCGTATCAGAGGTCATTCGAGGATGCCAGATGAACCAAGACTACTTTGCCTCTGTAAATGCACCTTCTAATCCACCAAG GCCTGCCATTGTAGTACTTCTGATGTCCATGGTAAATGAAAGGCAGCCTTTTGTGCTACGCTGCGCGGTTCTCTACTGTTTCCAGTGCTTTTTatacaaaaaccaaaaaggacaAGGAGAAATCGTTTCAACGCTTCTGCCATCTACCATTGACG CTACAGgtaactctgtctcagctggtCAGCTGCTCTGTGGGGGCCTTTTTTCCACGGACTCTCTCTCAAACTGGTGTGCCGCTGTGGCCCTGGCTCACGCGTTACAGGAAAACGCCACGCTGAAAGAACAGCTCCTGAGAGTGCAGCTGGCGACGAGCATCGGCAACCCGCCGGTGTcgctgctgcagcagtgcacCAATATCCTCTCGCAG GGCAGCAAAGTACAGACCAGGGTTGGACTACTGATGTTGCTTTGCACTTGGCTAAGCAACTGCTCGATCGCTGTCACCCACTTCCTTCACAACCCAGCCAACGTACCTTTC CTCACAGGGCAGATAGCTGAAAAccttggagaagaggagcagcTCGTCCAAGGCCTCTGTGCACTTTTGCTTGGCATTTCCATCTACTACAATGACAATTCCCTTGAAAATTACAGGAA AGAGAAGCTGAAACAGCTGATTGAGAAGAGGATTGGCAGGGAGAACTTCATTGAGAAGCTTGGCTTCATTAGCAAACATGAACTTTATTCCAGAGCTGCTCAGAAGCCACAGCCTGGTTTTTCTAGCCCAGACCACATGATGTTTGATCATGAGTTCACCAAGCTTGTGAAGGAATTGGAAG GTGTCATAAGTAAAGCTATTTACAAGTCCAGTGAGGAagataaaaaggaggaggaggtgaagaaGACATTGGAACAGCATGACAACATTGTGACTCACTACAAAAAAGTCATTAGAGAGCAG gaCCAGGAGCTTGAAGAATTAAAACAACGAATTAACACTTTAACATCTCAAAACGAACAGCTCCAAGCAACAGTTACGCAACAAGTGTCGCAGATCCAACAGCATAAGGACCAGTATAATCTCCTTAAAGTACAGCTAG GGAAGGACACTCAGCATCATAATTCCCACGGTGATACGCTTCAGATGAATGGCATTCAGATGGAAGAAGTGAGCAAACTGAAAGAGGAGTtggaagaatggaaaaacaagcaTGAACTGCTGCAAGGGCAGTTAAGGGAAAAGGATTCTCTGATTGAAAAACTG AAGTCTTCACAGTTGGAAATGGGAACAACAGAGCAGTCTTCGCAGATGAGCAAATCTGGTGGCTTGGAGCACAATAATGAACTACAGAAG GAATTAGAAATGCTCAGGAGTCAGATACAACTACAGTCTGCAGAAATCTCTAAGCTTCAGATGGAGAATCAAAAGCTACAAGTAATG AGTACAACTGCAGATCCCGCGTTAGGAGACAGCGGTGCAACAGCAGCACGCGGCTCTGGGTTGGAGGGACGACTTGAGCAAGAAATCCAAGAACTGAAG AATGAAGTTAAAGCCctttctgaggaaaaagaatCACTGAAACAGCACCTGGATTCATCCAGTAGTACGGTTGCTATTTTGCAAGATGAGAAAAGTAAACTTCAGCGAGAAGTGGCAGAATCAAAGAAAGAGCAGGATGATCTTCTGGTGCTTTTGGCTGACCAGGATCAGAAGCTATCTGCACTGAAGATCACATTGAAGGATCTCGGTGTACCG GTTGAAGATGAAGATGATATTGAATCTGGAGATCAAGGGGATGaagatgaggatggggatgaagAGGAGCAAGACTAG
- the USO1 gene encoding general vesicular transport factor p115 isoform X9: protein MLYVLLSHYPRNTDWRWAYRPWNISSTFFRPTEENLPKQVDDLGSQFTEIFIKQQENVTLLLTLVEEFDFHVRWPGVKLLTSLLKQQGPQVQQIILVSPMGVSRLMDLLADSREVIRNDGVLLLQQLTKSNAAIQKIVAFENAFERLLDIITEEGNSDGGIVVEDCLLLLQNLLKNNNSNQNFFKEGSYIQRMKPWFEVGDDNCGWSAQKVTNLHLMLQLVRVLVSPTNPPGATSSCQKAMFHCGLLQQLCTILMATGVPADILTETINTVSEVIRGCQMNQDYFASVNAPSNPPRPAIVVLLMSMVNERQPFVLRCAVLYCFQCFLYKNQKGQGEIVSTLLPSTIDATGNSVSAGQLLCGGLFSTDSLSNWCAAVALAHALQENATLKEQLLRVQLATSIGNPPVSLLQQCTNILSQGDKIDRRGSKVQTRVGLLMLLCTWLSNCSIAVTHFLHNPANVPFLTGQIAENLGEEEQLVQGLCALLLGISIYYNDNSLENYRKEKLKQLIEKRIGRENFIEKLGFISKHELYSRAAQKPQPGFSSPDHMMFDHEFTKLVKELEGVISKAIYKSSEEDKKEEEVKKTLEQHDNIVTHYKKVIREQDQELEELKQRINTLTSQNEQLQATVTQQVSQIQQHKDQYNLLKVQLGKDTQHHNSHGDTLQMNGIQMEEVSKLKEELEEWKNKHELLQGQLREKDSLIEKLKSSQLEMGTTEQSSQMSKSGGLEHNNELQKELEMLRSQIQLQSAEISKLQMENQKLQVMSTTADPALGDSGATAARGSGLEGRLEQEIQELKNEVKALSEEKESLKQHLDSSSSTVAILQDEKSKLQREVAESKKEQDDLLVLLADQDQKLSALKITLKDLGVPVEDEDDIESGDQGDEDEDGDEEEQD from the exons aagaaaacttaCCGAAACAAGTTGATGATTTGGGAAGTCAGTTCACAGAGATTTTCattaaacagcaagaaaatgttACTCTCTTGTTGACTCTGGTGGAG GAATTTGATTTCCATGTTCGTTGGCCTGGAGTGAAACTACTTACGTCGCTTTTAAAGCAGCAAGGACCTCAAGTGCAGCAGATAATTCTTGTCAGCCCTATGG GTGTTTCCAGACTCATGGATTTACTCGCAGACTCTAGGGAGGTTATACGAAATGAT GGAGTCTTGTTGTTACAGCAACTGACAAAAAGTAACGCAGCCATACAGAAGATTGTTGCCTTTGAAAATGCCTTTGAGAGACTTCTGGATATCATaacagaagaaggaaacagCGATGGAG GTATAGTAGTGGAAGATTGTCTCCTCCTCTTACAAAACTTGTTGAAGAATAATAATTCCAATCAGAATTTCTTCAAAGAAGGTTCATACATTCAGCGTATGAAGCCTTGGTTTGAAGTCGGAGATGACAACTGTGGGTGGTCTGCGCAGAAAGTAACTAATCTTCACCTAATGCTGCAG cttgTGCGGGTACTCGTGTCTCCCACCAATCCTCCTGGTGCCACCAGCAGTTGTCAGAAGGCGATGTTTCACTGCGGGTTGTTACAGCAGCTCTGCACGATCCTGATGGCGACCGGAGTTCCTGCTGATATCCTGACAGAA ACCATCAATACCGTATCAGAGGTCATTCGAGGATGCCAGATGAACCAAGACTACTTTGCCTCTGTAAATGCACCTTCTAATCCACCAAG GCCTGCCATTGTAGTACTTCTGATGTCCATGGTAAATGAAAGGCAGCCTTTTGTGCTACGCTGCGCGGTTCTCTACTGTTTCCAGTGCTTTTTatacaaaaaccaaaaaggacaAGGAGAAATCGTTTCAACGCTTCTGCCATCTACCATTGACG CTACAGgtaactctgtctcagctggtCAGCTGCTCTGTGGGGGCCTTTTTTCCACGGACTCTCTCTCAAACTGGTGTGCCGCTGTGGCCCTGGCTCACGCGTTACAGGAAAACGCCACGCTGAAAGAACAGCTCCTGAGAGTGCAGCTGGCGACGAGCATCGGCAACCCGCCGGTGTcgctgctgcagcagtgcacCAATATCCTCTCGCAG GGTGATAAGATCGACAGACGG GGCAGCAAAGTACAGACCAGGGTTGGACTACTGATGTTGCTTTGCACTTGGCTAAGCAACTGCTCGATCGCTGTCACCCACTTCCTTCACAACCCAGCCAACGTACCTTTC CTCACAGGGCAGATAGCTGAAAAccttggagaagaggagcagcTCGTCCAAGGCCTCTGTGCACTTTTGCTTGGCATTTCCATCTACTACAATGACAATTCCCTTGAAAATTACAGGAA AGAGAAGCTGAAACAGCTGATTGAGAAGAGGATTGGCAGGGAGAACTTCATTGAGAAGCTTGGCTTCATTAGCAAACATGAACTTTATTCCAGAGCTGCTCAGAAGCCACAGCCTGGTTTTTCTAGCCCAGACCACATGATGTTTGATCATGAGTTCACCAAGCTTGTGAAGGAATTGGAAG GTGTCATAAGTAAAGCTATTTACAAGTCCAGTGAGGAagataaaaaggaggaggaggtgaagaaGACATTGGAACAGCATGACAACATTGTGACTCACTACAAAAAAGTCATTAGAGAGCAG gaCCAGGAGCTTGAAGAATTAAAACAACGAATTAACACTTTAACATCTCAAAACGAACAGCTCCAAGCAACAGTTACGCAACAAGTGTCGCAGATCCAACAGCATAAGGACCAGTATAATCTCCTTAAAGTACAGCTAG GGAAGGACACTCAGCATCATAATTCCCACGGTGATACGCTTCAGATGAATGGCATTCAGATGGAAGAAGTGAGCAAACTGAAAGAGGAGTtggaagaatggaaaaacaagcaTGAACTGCTGCAAGGGCAGTTAAGGGAAAAGGATTCTCTGATTGAAAAACTG AAGTCTTCACAGTTGGAAATGGGAACAACAGAGCAGTCTTCGCAGATGAGCAAATCTGGTGGCTTGGAGCACAATAATGAACTACAGAAG GAATTAGAAATGCTCAGGAGTCAGATACAACTACAGTCTGCAGAAATCTCTAAGCTTCAGATGGAGAATCAAAAGCTACAAGTAATG AGTACAACTGCAGATCCCGCGTTAGGAGACAGCGGTGCAACAGCAGCACGCGGCTCTGGGTTGGAGGGACGACTTGAGCAAGAAATCCAAGAACTGAAG AATGAAGTTAAAGCCctttctgaggaaaaagaatCACTGAAACAGCACCTGGATTCATCCAGTAGTACGGTTGCTATTTTGCAAGATGAGAAAAGTAAACTTCAGCGAGAAGTGGCAGAATCAAAGAAAGAGCAGGATGATCTTCTGGTGCTTTTGGCTGACCAGGATCAGAAGCTATCTGCACTGAAGATCACATTGAAGGATCTCGGTGTACCG GTTGAAGATGAAGATGATATTGAATCTGGAGATCAAGGGGATGaagatgaggatggggatgaagAGGAGCAAGACTAG